CGTGGGATATTACCTAAAAACTAAACACCATCCACTAACCACTGCTTCGTTAAGATTTCCCCCGGAGTTTATCCTGAGTAGAGCGAAGTAGTCGAAATGACAAGAAGAAAGTCGAAATGATTGGAGAATGGTGGAAATGGCAGTCCAATTTGTCGTTCCAAACCCTGTCCCGAACTAAACTGAGGAGGCTTGCTAGGAATCTAAATAGATTGTTTCAAATGGCTTACACCAAGCAGAGCAAATGTGCTCGCAATGACAGGGATTATTGCTTGAACGCAAATTTATTACATTTGAACATCGCGCGATAATTGTTTAACCTCTTTTTATTACAAAATCGGAGAAGACTGTGTCTATAGAAAAACCAAACCGCTTGGCGAACGAGACCAGCCCGTATCTGAGAAGCGCAGTCCATCAGCCGGTGGATTGGTATCCCTGGTGTGAAGAGGCGTTCAAGAAGGCCAGGGAACTAGACCGTCCCCTCCTACTCGACGTCGGAGCGGTATGGTGCCACTGGTGTCATGTCATCGACCGGGAGAGTTACGAAGACGAAGAAATCGCCCGGATCATCAACCAGAACTTTATAGCCATTAAAGTGGACCGGGACGAGCGCCCGGACATAGACAGAAGGTATCAGCAGGCGGTCAGTGCCATTACCGGCCAGGGAGGGTGGCCACTCACCGCTTTCCTGACCCCGGAGGGCAAGGTGTTTTTTGGCGGCACCTATTTTCCTCCTAAAGACAGCCAGAATCTTCCATCCTTCCGCACCATTCTGAATAGAGTGACTGAATACTACAAAAACAACCGGGAAAAGGTTATCGATGAATCAAGCCGGATATTCCAGGCGCTATCCCAGATAAACGAGCTTGAACCATCCGCGGAAGAGCCGAATATACTCTCCGTGGATAAGGCCGTTGATTCCATGTTCAGCCTCTTCGACCCGGTAAACGGAGGATTCGGAGGTGCTCCCAAGTTCCCCCATTACGGGGTAATCGAACTTTTCCTGGCCCGCCACTTCGAGACCAAGGATGAGGAGCTTTTGAACGTAGTGGAGAAAACCCTGACCGAGATGGCCGAGGGAGGGATACATGACCAGATAGGAGGAGGATTCCACCGTTATTCTGTCGACGCCCAGTGGATTGTCCCTCACTTCGAGAAGATGTCTTACGATAATTCCGAGCACCTTAAGAACTACCTTCTCGCCTATCAGGCTACCGGAAACGAATTTTATCGACGGACCGCCGAGGGGATTATCCGCTTTGTGGCCGATGTACTCTCCGACTACCGGAGAGGCGGATTTCATGGAAGCCAGGATGCCGACATCGACCCACAAGATGACGGAGATTACTTCACCTGGACCAAGGAAGAGGTGAAGGAAGCCCTTAGCCCAGACGAGGCCAGGGTTATTTCTTTTTACTACAACGTCTTCTCTCGCGGAGAGATGAGACATAATCCCGCTAGAAACGTTTTATTCATAGATATGTATCCGGAAAAGATTGCCGAAAAGCTAGCTCTGTCTTCCGATAAAGTCAGGGAGCTAATTGAATCCGGCCGGAAAAAACTAATCGAAGCCCGAAAGAGAAGACCCGCTCCCTATGTAGATAAGACCCTATACGCAAACTGGAACGGTATGATGATCTCCTCATTCTTACAGGCCTACAAGATTCTGGGGGATGAGAAGGTCAGGGATTCAGCACTCAAGGCGCTTGACCTTTTACTCCAGGATTGCTTTCGGTATGAATCCGGTTTTTGTCATGTCCAAGTTAACGGAGATGCAAAATTAAATGGTTTACTTGACGACCAGGTAAAGATGGGACTAGCATGTCTCGATGCCTATGAGGTTAGCGGAAGAATCGATTACCTAGAAACGGCAATGAGGGTAGCAACGATAATGGCAGAGAGATTCTGGGACCGAGAGAGGGGCGGCTTTTTCGACGTAGAAGAAGGAACAGGCCCTGTGCTTACCCTTAAAAGCCGCATCAAGCCGATCCAGGACGATCCTATTCCCTCATCGAACTCGAGCGCCATATTACTTTTTGATAAGCTCTTCTACCTAACCGATGACCACGGCTATAGAAAATATGCCCAGGGAACACTCAAGTACTTTGCCCGGGTAGCCGAGAAATACGGGTTATACGCGGCCAGTTACTTTTTAGCCCTACATCATCACCTGAAACATCCACCCCAGGTCGTAGTCCTCGGCGATAGCCATGACCCCAGGGTAAGGGAGCTTTTGAGAGCCTCGTGGTCTTATTACCGGCCGCACAAGCTGGTAATTCAAATAGACCCGGCTAAAACCAAAGTTGAAATTTTATCTCCGACAATTCGGGAGATAGCAAAGTTAAAGCCTCCATGTGCTTGCCTATGCGCGGGCATATCCTGTGCCGAGCCCACCGACGACCCGTCGGCTCTGGCTAAAACTATAAAGACTTTTGGAGTTAGATAGACCCGTTTTGGCATGTATATTTAAGCGGTTAAATGGACGAACAAAAATTACCCAGAAAAAAACCAACCAGAGAGAAAATGGAAGACATTCTGTATCGCTGTCCAAATTGTGGGAAACCGATAATTAGAGTAGGCTGCCATGCAGTATGTAAACACTGCGGATACCAGGAAGGGTGCGGAGACTAAGCGATTGCGAATTGCCGAATTCGGATTGCGGAATTAAAATCTCTTGTTCCGAAATCCGCAATCAGCAATCCGAAATTAATCATGGTGGAGTTTTACTGTAGAATCTACGTAGACAAAGAGGAGATATACGCCGGCGATTTAAACGAGGTTCCGGAAAAATTCCGGGCCGGAATAATAGAAGCCTTCGCTGACTGGGCAGACTCTTTGGGGAAGAGAGGGCTCAACGAATTGGTCTATTCCCTATTTACCTGGTATGAGAACAAGGGTATGTATTGCCATAAGTGCAAAGAATGGGTCGAGGAGTATGAGAATTGTTCGACCTGCGGAGGCAAGCTAGAAGAGAAGTTCATCTACGAGCGGAATAAAAAACTGGACTTGCTGCTAACATGCATCGGTATGATTTCTAGGATAGAGGTAATTAGATAGATAGAAGATAGTAGGGGCGAGGCATGTCTCGCCCCTACGTAGAAAGGAAACTCTCATGAAACTAGAAGTGAAAGGACATGTATTTCCGAAGGTCTGGGATATCGCCAGAAACGTCAAAAAGCTAAGGGAGCAGAGGAAGATTGTGAACATAGGGAGCGGTACGGTGGGGTATCCGGTTTATGAGGTGGAACTCCCGGAGAACACCCGGAAGGAAGGCATATACTTAATCACCCCGCATGGGATAAGGCTCTACTGGCATCCGGGGGACCAATACGAAGTAGGCTATCTAATCTCCGAACTGGACGACGACCCGCTGGCGGAAAGGCATTTTAAGAAACAATGACTTTTTAAGAAAACATGATTGAAGCGTCTACCACCACCAGGGCAAATTAAGGAAACTTTTCCAGATGAATTAGAGGGGTGTAAATGTCAACATTAGATATTACAGACAGTGTCAGCAAAAATAATATCGAATATAGGCGATTCCCAGTCTGTCATTCTGAACCCCTTCGACCTGGCTCAGGGCAGGCTCTGGTGAAGAATCTAAAAGATAGATCCTTCGCTTTGCGCTCAGGATGACAAACTAGCTTAATCTTGAGCATCAAAATGATCTGGACGGCTTGTTCAGGTTTGACTTGTATTGACCTTGTCCGTCTGATCAACTATAGACTTTTACAATTTAGGAGCAAATCAAGGAAACCTTTTCATGAGGCCGGTATTCAGGAATGGCGAAATTATGATCAAGCTATTTTTCGTTTTTTTATTCCTGGTTCCTTCGAGTTTCGCCGTAGACTCTTATAAGATAACTCTACCCAACGGGTTAAATATAGATGCGGAGGTAGCCAAAAATAAAGAGAGAGGACTTCAGGAAAGAGAGAGTCTTTGCCGCACCTGTGGCATGATTTTTATATACGATAAAGATGGCTATCACCGGTTCTGGATGAAAGACACCCTCATTAATCTGGCCATGCTCTGGATAGACAAGGATGGCAAAATAGTGCACATGGTCAAAAACGCCGAGCCGTGCATAGGCAAGAAAAATCCTTTTACTGAATGTGAGATTTACTCACCCAAGAGTCCGGCAAAGTATGTATTGGAGGTAAACCCGGAAGCGGCGAGCGGCGTCGAACCGGGTATGAGGGTGAAATTCGTCTCACCAGTCCCCTAAGACTCATCCGAGATCAAGGAGCGGATCTTGTCTTTTAACTCCGGCGTGACTTTTTCTACTTTATGGTCCCACATTATATGCTGTATTGCCTTCATCAAGACCTCGCCCTCGTTATAGCCGCTGAATTTCTTCTTACACTCCCTGTTGATGTCGAGTTCCTTACAATACAGTATTTTTTTAGCCATCTTACTACCTCCCTTGGTTCGACAGGTTCACTAGCGGAATTCCAAATCGAATTTATTTTATGAAAGAGCTTTTCGTTAGAACCGAAGCATGTCTCGCCCTTCGGGGTTTATCTTATTTTTTTGCTCTTTGCTCTTTCTCTCTCTCGACCACCATGGCGATTCCCATTCCTCCGCCAACGCATAGGGAAACGAGGCCTAAAGAGGCGTTTCTTCTTTCCAGCTCGTGAAGAAGCTTAACTGCAAGAATGGCGCCCGAAGCCCCTATAGGATGCCCCAGTGCAATCGCTCCACCGTTTACGTTAAGCTTGTCGTCAGGTATGGGAAACTCTCTTAACACCCCGAGAGATTGAGCAGCAAACGCCTCATTTAACTCAACAAGGTCTATATCATCAATTGTAAGCCCGGCCTTCTCAAGAGCCTTCTGCATAGCGGTTACAGGCCCCATTCCCATGATAGAGGGGTCTACGCCGGAGAGGGCGTAGGATTTAATAGCACCCCAAATCTTGAGCCCGAGTTCCTTTGCCTTCTCCTCGGTCGTTACAATCATAGCCGCAGCGCCGTCGTTGATACCCGAGGCGTTTCCGGCCGTAACTGTACCGTTCGGTTTAAATACGGGCCTCAGTTTTGATAGTGTCTCTAGCGTGGTATCGGGTCTAGGATGCTCGTCTTTTTTGAACACAACTGTCCCTTTTCTCTGCTGAATCTCTATAGGGACAATTTCGCTCTGAAACCTATCGGACTCCATTGCCTCTTTTGTTTTCAACTGACTCTTGTAGGCAAACTCATCCTGTTCTTCCTTCGAGATTTTATATTTTTCGGCTATGTTTTCTGCGGTAATTCCCATGTGATAGTTATTGAATACATCCCAGAGACCGTCGGAGACCATTCCATCAAACACATCCTCTTTGGGCATGGCCATTCTGTATCCGTAACGCGCCTTTTTGAGATAAAAAGGAGCCTGGTTCATGTTCTCAATCCCGCCGGCGATAACAAGCTCAGCATCCCCCGACCTTATCTCCTGTGCGGCAGAGACTATAGACTGACAACCCGAGGCGCACAACCTGTTTATGGTCACAGCCGGGACACTGACGTCCAGCCCAGCCTTGAGTGCTACCTGCCTTGCCGGACCCATACCCTGACCGGCTTGAAGCACGTTACCCATGATGCAGTCATCGACCTGCTTTGGGTCTATCTTGGTACGCTTGAGAATCTCCTTTACCACGATGGCTCCTAGGTCCGGGGCAGGAATATCCTGTAGCGTTCCCCCAAAGCTTCCTATGGCCGTTCTAAGCGGTTCACATATTACGACTTTAGTCATGAGCATATCCTCCTATTTTCTTATTTTGATTGTCGCTAGGGCTAGGGTTAAGGGTTCAAGTCCATAGCCCTAATCTTATCTCTAATTTAATCCTGGCTAACCACGATGTTATATATAATTCCCCCCATTTATTCTAAGCGTAATCCCGGTAATCCAGCTTGCAGCGGGAGAACAAAGATAAAGAACGGAGAGTGCAATCTCCTCTGGAGTGCCGAATCTTCCCAGGGGGATCTGGGCGAGTATCTGCTTTCTTATGTCTTCCGGCACCGTGCCCAGCATATCGGTCTCTATAAACCCGGGGGCTACGGCATTTACGCGGATGTTGTTACCCGCAAGCTCCCTGGCCAGACTCTTTGTAAACCCAATTATCCCCGCTTTAGTAGAGGCGTAATTGGTCTGGCCGATGTTTCCCATCTCTCCTATGACCGATGAAATCGAAACGATTACGCCGCTATTTTGAGCAATCATGAGCTCAATCACTGCCTTAGTGCAATTAAATACACTGTTTAGGTTGGTCTGAATAACCTCATTCCACTGCTCCGGAGTCATTCTGCGAAGCGTCCTGTCTCTGTTTACCCCGGCGTTATTTATCAAAATATCGAGCTTCCCAAAATGATTCATAACCGCCTTACCGAGGTTCTGGGCCTGCTCAAACTTGCTCACGTCGGCTCTTACGGTGACGCACTTTCTCCCCATCTTTTCGACCTGTCTTTTTACCTCGTCCGCCTGCTTATCACTCCTGGCGTAGTTAAGCAGAATATCAGCCCCGGCTTCTGCCAGGGCAAGCGCTATCGCCCTGCCAATACCTCTCGAACCTCCGGTAACAAGGGCAACTTTTCCGTTTAGGTCGTATAGGTCTTTTATCATTCCGACTCCTCCTGTAAAAAAATCATCATCCCTTTTTATTCAAAAACCTCTCCAATTTTTGTCTCACGAAGAATAACCTCAGGCCAGTGCCCACTCCCTCAGCCCCATGAAAATGGGAGTTGTTCTAAGGACTAATAAATTCTTCCGATTGTATTTTTTTTTGAAAACTTTCTAATGTCCCCTTAGCTTTC
This genomic window from Thermodesulfobacteriota bacterium contains:
- a CDS encoding thioredoxin domain-containing protein, with translation MSIEKPNRLANETSPYLRSAVHQPVDWYPWCEEAFKKARELDRPLLLDVGAVWCHWCHVIDRESYEDEEIARIINQNFIAIKVDRDERPDIDRRYQQAVSAITGQGGWPLTAFLTPEGKVFFGGTYFPPKDSQNLPSFRTILNRVTEYYKNNREKVIDESSRIFQALSQINELEPSAEEPNILSVDKAVDSMFSLFDPVNGGFGGAPKFPHYGVIELFLARHFETKDEELLNVVEKTLTEMAEGGIHDQIGGGFHRYSVDAQWIVPHFEKMSYDNSEHLKNYLLAYQATGNEFYRRTAEGIIRFVADVLSDYRRGGFHGSQDADIDPQDDGDYFTWTKEEVKEALSPDEARVISFYYNVFSRGEMRHNPARNVLFIDMYPEKIAEKLALSSDKVRELIESGRKKLIEARKRRPAPYVDKTLYANWNGMMISSFLQAYKILGDEKVRDSALKALDLLLQDCFRYESGFCHVQVNGDAKLNGLLDDQVKMGLACLDAYEVSGRIDYLETAMRVATIMAERFWDRERGGFFDVEEGTGPVLTLKSRIKPIQDDPIPSSNSSAILLFDKLFYLTDDHGYRKYAQGTLKYFARVAEKYGLYAASYFLALHHHLKHPPQVVVLGDSHDPRVRELLRASWSYYRPHKLVIQIDPAKTKVEILSPTIREIAKLKPPCACLCAGISCAEPTDDPSALAKTIKTFGVR
- a CDS encoding thiolase family protein — encoded protein: MTKVVICEPLRTAIGSFGGTLQDIPAPDLGAIVVKEILKRTKIDPKQVDDCIMGNVLQAGQGMGPARQVALKAGLDVSVPAVTINRLCASGCQSIVSAAQEIRSGDAELVIAGGIENMNQAPFYLKKARYGYRMAMPKEDVFDGMVSDGLWDVFNNYHMGITAENIAEKYKISKEEQDEFAYKSQLKTKEAMESDRFQSEIVPIEIQQRKGTVVFKKDEHPRPDTTLETLSKLRPVFKPNGTVTAGNASGINDGAAAMIVTTEEKAKELGLKIWGAIKSYALSGVDPSIMGMGPVTAMQKALEKAGLTIDDIDLVELNEAFAAQSLGVLREFPIPDDKLNVNGGAIALGHPIGASGAILAVKLLHELERRNASLGLVSLCVGGGMGIAMVVEREKEQRAKK
- a CDS encoding DUF1059 domain-containing protein, with translation MAKKILYCKELDINRECKKKFSGYNEGEVLMKAIQHIMWDHKVEKVTPELKDKIRSLISDES
- a CDS encoding DUF192 domain-containing protein encodes the protein MRPVFRNGEIMIKLFFVFLFLVPSSFAVDSYKITLPNGLNIDAEVAKNKERGLQERESLCRTCGMIFIYDKDGYHRFWMKDTLINLAMLWIDKDGKIVHMVKNAEPCIGKKNPFTECEIYSPKSPAKYVLEVNPEAASGVEPGMRVKFVSPVP
- the fabG gene encoding 3-oxoacyl-[acyl-carrier-protein] reductase, giving the protein MIKDLYDLNGKVALVTGGSRGIGRAIALALAEAGADILLNYARSDKQADEVKRQVEKMGRKCVTVRADVSKFEQAQNLGKAVMNHFGKLDILINNAGVNRDRTLRRMTPEQWNEVIQTNLNSVFNCTKAVIELMIAQNSGVIVSISSVIGEMGNIGQTNYASTKAGIIGFTKSLARELAGNNIRVNAVAPGFIETDMLGTVPEDIRKQILAQIPLGRFGTPEEIALSVLYLCSPAASWITGITLRINGGNYI